One Manduca sexta isolate Smith_Timp_Sample1 chromosome 26, JHU_Msex_v1.0, whole genome shotgun sequence genomic region harbors:
- the LOC115452435 gene encoding eukaryotic translation initiation factor 4E1 has protein sequence MAGNNTEEVEGSATTETKANNNAEVPPEFLIKHPLQNTWSLWFYDNDRNKTWEENLIELTTFDTVEDFWRLYHHIKLPSELRQGHDYAVFKQGIRPMWEDDANKMGGRWLVSLEKKQRNSDLDRFWLDVILLLIGEAFENSDEICGAVVNLRPRLDKIGIWTADASKQHANIEIGRKLKEQLGIHGKIGFQVHRDTMVKQSSATKNLYTV, from the exons ATGGCTGGAAATAATACAGAAGAAGTAGAG GGGTCCGCGACGACTGAGACGAAAGCCAACAACAATGCTGAGGTGCCGCCAGAGTTTCTCATCAAACATCCGCTGCAGAACACATGGAGCCTCTGGTTTTACGATAAcgacagaaacaaaacatggGAGGAAAATCTTATTGAGTTGACCACATTCGATACGGTGGAAGATTTTTGGag ATTATACCACCATATCAAGCTACCATCTGAGCTGCGTCAGGGTCATGACTATGCAGTGTTCAAGCAAGGCATCCGACCCATGTGGGAAGACGACGCCAACAAGATGGGCGGCCGATGGCTTGTCAGTCTTGAGAAGAAACAGCGCAACTCAGATCTTGACAGATTCTGGCTAGATGTG ATCCTCCTATTAATTGGCGAAGCATTCGAAAATTCAGACGAAATCTGCGGAGCCGTCGTCAATCTCCGACCGAGGCTGGACAAAATTG GCATCTGGACGGCAGACGCATCGAAACAGCACGCTAACATTGAAATCGGCAGGAAACTGAAAGAGCAGCTCGGTATTCACGGCAAGATCGGCTTCCAAGTCCACCGAGACACCATGGTCAAGCAAAGTTCCGCTACTAAGAATCTTTACACTGTTTAG